A genomic segment from Deltaproteobacteria bacterium CG11_big_fil_rev_8_21_14_0_20_49_13 encodes:
- a CDS encoding peptide ABC transporter ATP-binding protein: MLLELKNIVKRFPVKRGFFGGGRDFVHALSDVSLFIKEGETLGLVGESGCGKSTLGRIAVGLYKPDSGTVVFGGSSKERQIVFQDPYSSLNPRMCVGNIVTEPLIINKLIKKNERFKKAGELLKEAGLNEEFAQRYPHEFSGGQRQRICIARAISTRPRLIVADEPVSSLDVAVQADILELLKDLQARYKMAYLFISHDLRVISKLCSRVAVMYLGKIVELMDAKFIKEPLHPYTEALLSAVPLPDPKIKKKRIILEGDVPSPIDLPKGCAFNPRCRYKEDVCMKDAPVLESKADKRQAACYFTQKVRNIL, encoded by the coding sequence ATGCTACTTGAACTTAAGAACATAGTTAAGAGGTTTCCCGTTAAAAGAGGTTTTTTTGGCGGCGGAAGGGATTTTGTCCATGCGCTTAGTGACGTTTCGCTCTTCATTAAAGAGGGCGAGACTCTGGGCCTTGTGGGAGAGTCCGGTTGCGGGAAATCGACGCTCGGCAGGATAGCGGTCGGGCTTTACAAACCGGATTCGGGAACGGTAGTCTTCGGCGGTTCTTCAAAAGAACGTCAGATCGTTTTTCAGGACCCGTACTCATCGCTAAATCCGCGCATGTGCGTAGGCAATATCGTAACAGAGCCGCTCATCATCAATAAGTTGATCAAAAAGAACGAGCGTTTTAAAAAGGCCGGCGAACTTCTAAAAGAAGCGGGCCTTAACGAAGAATTCGCCCAAAGATATCCGCATGAATTCTCCGGCGGTCAGCGCCAGAGGATTTGCATTGCCCGCGCGATCTCCACAAGGCCAAGGCTCATAGTTGCCGACGAGCCCGTCTCTTCGCTTGATGTTGCCGTGCAGGCGGATATTCTGGAACTTTTGAAGGACCTGCAGGCACGGTACAAAATGGCCTATCTTTTCATTTCGCACGACCTCCGGGTAATTTCCAAATTATGCTCAAGGGTCGCCGTTATGTATCTTGGAAAGATAGTTGAATTAATGGACGCCAAATTCATAAAGGAACCGCTTCACCCTTACACCGAAGCGCTTCTCTCGGCTGTTCCTCTTCCGGACCCAAAGATCAAGAAGAAGAGGATAATCCTTGAGGGTGACGTGCCATCGCCTATCGATCTTCCAAAAGGGTGTGCATTCAACCCAAGATGCCGCTACAAGGAAGATGTTTGCATGAAAGACGCGCCTGTGTTAGAATCCAAGGCAGATAAGAGGCAGGCCGCCTGCTATTTCACGCAAAAAGTGAGGAATATATTATGA
- a CDS encoding methionine ABC transporter ATP-binding protein produces MTLLDIKNLRTYFDTEAGLVKAVDGVDLSLERGEIVAVVGGSGSGKTILALSILKLVPEPGKIVSGEISYNGIDLVKLPASELRKVRGGKISMIFQEPMTALNPVFTIENQISEAILTHDKTFDNRAAPGRTAELLSMVGIPDPVKKMKAYPNELSGGMRQRVMIAMALASKPDILIADEPTTALDVTIQAQILELIASLQVKLGMAVIFITHDFGIVAQVAHRVYVMHDGRVVESGKVGDVFERPKDDYTKKLLATVPVL; encoded by the coding sequence ATGACGTTACTTGATATAAAGAACTTACGCACTTATTTCGATACCGAGGCCGGTCTTGTCAAGGCGGTGGATGGCGTGGATCTTTCCCTGGAGAGGGGCGAAATTGTTGCGGTGGTCGGCGGAAGCGGGAGCGGTAAGACGATACTTGCCCTTTCCATATTAAAACTCGTCCCCGAGCCCGGGAAGATCGTTTCCGGCGAGATATCGTACAACGGTATCGATCTTGTAAAGCTTCCCGCAAGCGAGCTTAGAAAGGTCAGGGGTGGTAAGATCTCGATGATATTTCAGGAGCCGATGACCGCGCTTAATCCCGTCTTTACAATAGAGAACCAGATATCGGAGGCGATATTGACCCACGACAAGACCTTTGACAACAGAGCGGCGCCCGGAAGGACGGCCGAACTTTTATCTATGGTAGGCATTCCTGATCCCGTGAAGAAGATGAAGGCCTATCCTAACGAACTTTCCGGAGGGATGCGCCAGCGCGTGATGATAGCGATGGCGCTTGCCTCAAAACCTGATATTCTTATTGCAGATGAACCGACGACAGCGCTCGACGTGACCATTCAGGCTCAGATATTGGAGCTCATAGCTTCCCTTCAGGTAAAGTTGGGGATGGCGGTGATATTCATTACGCACGATTTTGGAATAGTGGCGCAGGTCGCCCACAGGGTCTATGTGATGCACGACGGCCGCGTGGTCGAATCGGGAAAAGTGGGGGATGTTTTCGAGAGACCCAAGGATGACTATACAAAGAAATTACTGGCTACGGTGCCGGTTCTTTAA